One Cryptomeria japonica chromosome 9, Sugi_1.0, whole genome shotgun sequence genomic window carries:
- the LOC131043482 gene encoding laccase-12-like, with protein sequence MMSKQYSARFMVLLFTFIFLFDSLACADLHTHTFVLESTNVTGLCKTYNIITVNGQLPGPTLHVRNGDTLHVTVYNRAKHNATIHWHGVRQIRTGWADGPGYITQCPIQPGGKFTYTFTIIGQEGTLWWHAHVSWLRATVHGAMIILPKNGSSYPFTQPDAEIPIVLGEWWNSDPIEVEKEAKLSGGAPNVSDGFTVNGQPGDLYNCSTSGTTNFPVEHGKTYLLRIVNAAVNNHLFFKIASHNLTVVSVDASYTKPYTTDILMLTSGQTTDVLLTANQAEARYYMAAKVYTTQSEANIDNTTTTAILGYVGSNSSATPILPDLPVYNDTATVTTFTRSLRSLASQEHPVDVPQSISDSSIITVGLGLRPCETGGNCGGPNNTRLAASMNNISFVLPDVAILQAYYFGVNGVFTTDFPSNTPVVYNYTGDVPKTLWAPISGRKVKVIDYNATVQVVFQGTNIFQADNHPMHIHGYDFYIVGEGFGNYDNETDPSSFNLVDPPQRNTVGVPVNGWAAIRFKADNPGAWFVHCHFDDHVTWGLDTVFIVKNGPSALESLIPPPADLPKC encoded by the exons ATGATGTCAAAACAATACTCGGCAAGGTTTATGGTATTGCTGTTTACATTCATTTTCTTATTTGATTCTCTTGCATGCGCAGACCTACACACCCACACATTCGTT CTTGAATCCACAAATGTTACTGGACTGTGTAAGACATATAACATTATCACAGTGAATGGTCAGCTTCCAGGTCCAACTCTGCATGTCCGAAATGGCGACACACTTCATGTTACAGTTTATAACAGGGCCAAGCACAACGCCACTATCCACTG GCATGGAGTGAGACAGATTCGCACAGGGTGGGCTGATGGACCAGGTTACATTACACAGTGCCCGATACAACCAGGGGGTAAATTTACTTACACGTTCACCATTATTGGACAGGAAGGAACGTTGTGGTGGCATGCCCATGTTTCATGGCTCCGTGCAACAGTTCATGGAGCAATGATCATCCTTCCGAAGAATGGCAGCTCTTATCCATTTACCCAACCCGATGCTGAGATTCCTATAGTTCTAG GGGAGTGGTGGAACAGTGATCCCATCGAAGTCGAAAAGGAAGCAAAACTGAGTGGAGGTGCACCGAATGTTTCAGACGGTTTCACTGTAAATGGACAGCCAGGAGACCTCTATAACTGCTCAACCTCAG GAACAACAAATTTCCCTGTAGAACACGGAAAAACCTACCTACTTCGTATCGTAAATGCTGCAGTCAATAATCACCTCTTTTTCAAGATTGCATCACACAATCTTACAGTGGTATCTGTGGATGCCTCCTACACAAAGCCATACACAACAGACATACTGATGTTAACATCTGGTCAGACTACAGACGTTCTTCTCACGGCCAATCAAGCCGAAGCCAGATATTATATGGCCGCCAAAGTATACACTACTCAATCTGAAGCAAATATTGATAACACCACAACAACCGCCATTTTAGGCTACGTGGGCTCTAATTCATCTGCCACTCCAATCCTCCCTGACCTTCCAGTATACAATGACACTGCAACAGTGACCACATTTACCCGATCCTTACGAAGCCTGGCTTCACAGGAGCATCCAGTGGACGTTCCCCAAAGCATAAGCGACAGTAGCATCATAACCGTAGGACTCGGTTTACGCCCTTGTGAAACCGGCGGTAATTGTGGTGGCCCTAACAATACCAGACTGGCTGCGAGTATGAACAACATATCTTTTGTGCTGCCTGATGTCGCCATTCTGCAAGCTTATTACTTCGGCGTTAATGGAGTCTTTACCACCGACTTTCCTTCCAACACTCCAGTTGTGTATAATTATACCGGCGATGTACCCAAAACTCTGTGGGCGCCAATTTCTGGCAGAAAAGTTAAAGTCATTGATTATAATGCCACAGTTCAAGTTGTGTTCCAGGGAACCAATATCTTCCAAGCAGACAACCATCCAATGCATATTCATGGGTATGACTTTTATATTGTAGGAGAGGGTTTTGGTAATTATGATAATGAAACAGATCCGAGCTCTTTCAATCTGGTCGATCCACCTCAACGAAATACAGTAGGGGTTCCGGTCAATGGTTGGGCCGCTATCAGATTCAAAGCTGACAATCCAG GTGCATGGTTCGTACATTGTCACTTTGATGACCATGTAACATGGGGATTGGATACTGTCTTTATTGTGAAGAACGGCCCTAGTGCTTTGGAAAGTTTGATCCCTCCTCCTGCTGACCTCCCCAAATGCTAA